The Streptococcus pantholopis genome has a segment encoding these proteins:
- a CDS encoding DapH/DapD/GlmU-related protein — protein sequence MTKTLTDYMMSGEVIEKDSPVYKEIHEVTAETLPMVEDLNMVKRDKEAVRTLIGQIIGKELDETTEIILPFRTDFGRHIKLGKEVFINTDVMLTDLGGITLEDKVLIGPRANLITVNHPSNPKQRRGLILKPILIKRNAWIGAGATVLPGVTIGENAIVAAGSIVSKDVPDNTIVAGVPAKVIKEVE from the coding sequence ATGACAAAAACATTAACGGATTATATGATGTCAGGAGAAGTCATTGAAAAGGACTCGCCGGTATATAAAGAGATTCATGAAGTGACAGCTGAGACACTTCCTATGGTGGAAGATCTTAACATGGTCAAACGGGATAAAGAAGCTGTGCGTACCCTGATTGGGCAAATCATCGGCAAGGAGTTGGACGAGACAACTGAAATTATACTCCCTTTTCGGACGGATTTTGGGCGCCATATCAAACTGGGCAAAGAAGTCTTTATCAACACGGATGTTATGCTGACCGACCTTGGTGGCATTACTTTGGAAGATAAGGTATTGATCGGACCTCGTGCCAATCTAATCACAGTCAATCATCCCAGTAATCCTAAGCAGCGACGCGGTCTGATTCTAAAACCGATTCTTATTAAGCGCAATGCTTGGATAGGTGCGGGAGCGACTGTTTTACCAGGTGTAACCATTGGCGAGAACGCCATCGTTGCAGCAGGCAGCATTGTTTCAAAAGATGTTCCAGACAATACCATTGTTGCAGGTGTACCGGCTAAGGTGATCAAGGAAGTGGAGTAG
- a CDS encoding winged helix-turn-helix transcriptional regulator: protein MLYDKSSKVYELGINYILAIIKGKWKVNILCALGNKPFRYNALLDSLNRAFGNRITQKVLTNQLRELENDGLIMRTEIKSSYPKIVYYSLTPKGIKVAELVHQFSIFGEKLIEDSEDIEILYKFSDI, encoded by the coding sequence ATGCTATATGATAAAAGTTCAAAAGTCTACGAATTGGGAATAAATTATATTTTAGCAATTATAAAGGGTAAGTGGAAAGTGAACATATTGTGTGCGTTGGGTAATAAGCCGTTTCGGTATAATGCATTATTAGATAGTCTAAATCGTGCATTTGGCAATAGGATTACTCAAAAAGTTTTGACTAATCAATTGAGAGAACTTGAAAATGATGGCTTAATAATGCGAACAGAAATTAAATCTTCTTATCCTAAAATTGTCTATTATAGTCTGACACCGAAAGGGATAAAGGTAGCTGAACTAGTACATCAATTTTCAATATTTGGCGAGAAACTTATCGAAGATAGTGAAGATATTGAGATTTTATATAAATTTAGTGATATTTGA
- a CDS encoding nitroreductase family protein encodes MSNSILRTRHSARAFKNKEISDDIIKKIIADAQWAPSWCNSQPWKAYVLTGDAAKKMHTLHHANVVSGEKSWTEVVPPQFTTNDWTEGEWENMVDFWKAADVSPYPEDEPQDKLGFMEESSWNFHAPVIIYITIPKNATMFSAYDVGAFGYGVTLAAHERGISAIPAYEFIRYPKEIRPFFNIPEDEAIFMGIGLGYAQENNDLNKINEFEKNPRAKTEDILQIVK; translated from the coding sequence ATGAGTAATAGTATTTTACGTACACGCCACTCAGCCCGTGCGTTCAAAAACAAAGAAATCAGTGATGATATTATTAAAAAGATTATCGCCGATGCCCAGTGGGCACCGTCATGGTGTAACAGCCAGCCTTGGAAAGCGTATGTTCTTACGGGAGATGCTGCTAAAAAAATGCATACATTACACCATGCAAATGTCGTTAGTGGCGAAAAATCATGGACAGAAGTCGTCCCTCCTCAATTTACAACTAACGACTGGACTGAGGGTGAATGGGAAAACATGGTGGACTTTTGGAAAGCTGCAGATGTCAGTCCGTATCCAGAAGATGAACCCCAAGATAAACTTGGCTTTATGGAAGAAAGCTCATGGAATTTTCATGCTCCAGTAATTATCTATATTACAATTCCTAAAAATGCTACAATGTTTTCAGCGTATGACGTTGGTGCATTTGGATATGGAGTCACTTTAGCGGCCCACGAGAGAGGAATTTCTGCAATTCCAGCTTACGAATTTATCCGTTATCCCAAAGAAATTCGACCATTTTTCAATATTCCAGAGGATGAAGCTATCTTTATGGGGATAGGGTTAGGATATGCTCAAGAGAATAATGACCTCAATAAGATTAATGAATTTGAAAAAAATCCACGAGCAAAGACTGAAGATATTCTCCAAATTGTAAAATAG
- a CDS encoding MmcQ/YjbR family DNA-binding protein — MGKKTMRERLEAYAKQRYQVEAEELPFRREDYAVLRHANTGKWFAVFIAKEYSAFGLAGEGTADVLSLKLKDADFADFLMQQPGYLRGFPSKKWN; from the coding sequence ATGGGCAAAAAGACAATGCGGGAAAGATTGGAAGCTTATGCCAAGCAAAGGTATCAGGTGGAGGCTGAGGAACTTCCCTTTCGCCGAGAAGATTATGCTGTTTTACGTCATGCGAATACTGGTAAATGGTTTGCGGTATTCATTGCAAAGGAGTACAGTGCCTTTGGTCTTGCAGGAGAAGGCACTGCAGACGTTCTTTCGCTAAAGCTGAAAGATGCCGATTTTGCGGATTTTTTAATGCAGCAGCCGGGCTATCTGCGAGGATTTCCAAGCAAAAAATGGAACTGA
- a CDS encoding HXXEE domain-containing protein, whose translation MIKFIRWNALELYTAISIIFLMIAGITGSPSFTQKIVLLYTVLFVFHEWEEGRYPGGFIDKVVSKVTGLHASEELHRASRIPTGILLLTFSLTPYLFDNQPVFLLVAMNLCIFEGIVHILAIRVANLGVPYSPGMITAELELILGIYVYVRFANLNVLSAANVLLGIALFIACFICMQRSLLAMMGKGYGDILRARKAHHTK comes from the coding sequence ATGATTAAATTTATTCGATGGAATGCACTTGAGCTCTACACTGCCATTTCTATTATATTTCTCATGATCGCAGGAATCACAGGCTCCCCTTCATTTACTCAAAAAATTGTTTTACTCTATACGGTTTTGTTTGTTTTCCATGAGTGGGAAGAAGGCCGTTATCCCGGTGGCTTTATTGACAAGGTTGTCAGCAAGGTAACAGGTCTGCATGCCTCCGAAGAACTTCACCGTGCCAGTCGTATCCCAACAGGAATTCTCTTATTAACGTTCTCACTAACTCCTTATCTATTTGACAATCAGCCTGTTTTTCTGTTGGTTGCCATGAATTTATGCATCTTTGAAGGGATTGTTCATATACTGGCGATTCGCGTGGCAAATCTTGGAGTTCCCTATTCCCCAGGAATGATTACAGCAGAATTAGAGCTTATTTTAGGTATTTACGTCTATGTTCGTTTTGCAAATCTAAATGTCCTCTCTGCAGCGAATGTCCTCCTTGGAATTGCCCTCTTCATTGCTTGCTTCATCTGTATGCAGCGCTCTCTGCTAGCTATGATGGGAAAAGGCTACGGTGATATCCTAAGAGCAAGAAAAGCACATCATACAAAATAA
- a CDS encoding NAD(P)H-dependent flavin oxidoreductase has protein sequence MANRITEILGIEKPIIQGPLAWLTNGAYAGAVSAAGGLGVLGISAGQKVAATTVEETVENMRREIRIAREITDKPLGLNIAPGNPLTDVFTQPMMDLMKEEGVGVAIMVGTFSADWTKKFHDKGIKVVFRAETPTVENTEEAIQGGADIIVATGFDEGGTVPEKVIGTFSIVPMIVDAAKGRVPVMAAGGIADARTARAAFALGAEGLFVGTAFMMSQESVLSPNIKELALKSNASDLLLYRTVPAYYRSLPGEIPDKLLEMSRAGATEEEIFEVQRGYNGMRDGMLFGDLSKGFASFGLGISMIDKIEPVAVIMDKLMSGIEDLL, from the coding sequence ATGGCAAATCGTATTACAGAAATTTTAGGAATTGAAAAACCCATTATTCAGGGACCGCTGGCTTGGCTGACGAACGGCGCCTATGCTGGAGCAGTCAGTGCAGCAGGCGGCTTAGGTGTGTTAGGAATTAGTGCTGGGCAAAAAGTTGCTGCTACAACGGTAGAAGAAACTGTTGAAAACATGCGCCGCGAAATTCGCATTGCTCGTGAGATTACTGATAAGCCTCTTGGTCTGAATATCGCACCTGGGAATCCTCTTACAGATGTTTTTACCCAGCCTATGATGGATTTAATGAAAGAAGAGGGAGTCGGTGTAGCTATTATGGTTGGAACTTTCTCGGCTGACTGGACTAAGAAGTTTCATGATAAAGGGATTAAAGTTGTTTTTCGAGCAGAAACTCCTACAGTTGAAAATACTGAAGAGGCCATCCAAGGTGGTGCTGATATTATTGTTGCTACCGGCTTTGATGAAGGCGGGACAGTACCTGAGAAAGTGATTGGGACTTTCTCGATTGTACCGATGATTGTCGATGCTGCTAAAGGGCGCGTACCAGTCATGGCAGCAGGCGGTATTGCGGATGCGAGAACGGCACGGGCTGCCTTTGCTTTAGGAGCAGAAGGACTTTTTGTAGGTACCGCCTTTATGATGTCCCAAGAGTCTGTTTTATCACCAAATATTAAGGAATTAGCACTGAAGTCAAATGCCTCTGATCTTTTGCTTTATAGAACGGTTCCAGCTTACTACCGCTCATTGCCGGGGGAAATTCCTGATAAACTTTTAGAAATGAGCCGAGCGGGGGCTACTGAAGAGGAAATTTTTGAGGTACAAAGAGGTTACAATGGTATGCGGGATGGCATGTTATTTGGAGATTTAAGCAAAGGGTTTGCTTCTTTCGGTCTAGGGATTTCAATGATTGATAAAATTGAACCTGTAGCAGTTATTATGGATAAATTAATGTCAGGAATTGAGGATTTGCTGTAA
- the rlmD gene encoding 23S rRNA (uracil(1939)-C(5))-methyltransferase RlmD has protein sequence MLKKNDIVDTEIVDLSHEGQGIAKVAGFVFFVDNALPGEKIRMRVLKVKKAIGFGKVEEYLSRSPFRNEDLNADYLRTGIADLGHLVYSEQLKTKRRQVINTLYKIAAISDVQVAETLGMSNPYAYRNKAQVPVRRVNGQLETGFFRKHSHDLLPISDYYIQNKEIDRLINFTRDLLRRFDLKPYDEKEETGLIRNLVVRRGHYSGEMMLIFVTRRPKIFRIEQITEKIVAEFPAVKSIIQNINDKKTNAVFGSDFKTLYGKDTIEDTMLGNRYAISAPSFYQVNTEMAEILYQTAIDFAEAKKNDIVIDAYSGIGTIGLLFAGKVKGVYGVEVVEEAVADAKRNAALNSITNAHYVADSAEQAMATWEKEGIKPNILLVDPPRKGLTENFIKASSAMQPDKLVYISCNPATMARDIKLYGELGYKLQKVQPVDLFPMTHHVETVGLLVRNIKDDKRGG, from the coding sequence ATGCTAAAAAAGAATGATATTGTAGACACTGAAATAGTCGATTTGAGCCATGAAGGACAGGGTATCGCCAAAGTTGCAGGCTTTGTCTTTTTTGTTGACAATGCTCTGCCTGGGGAGAAAATTCGCATGCGGGTGCTCAAGGTAAAAAAAGCCATTGGATTTGGAAAAGTTGAGGAATATTTGAGCCGGTCGCCCTTTCGCAATGAAGATTTGAATGCAGACTATCTGAGGACAGGAATTGCAGATTTAGGTCACTTGGTTTATTCAGAACAGTTAAAAACTAAGCGCCGGCAAGTGATTAACACCCTTTATAAAATTGCTGCCATATCCGATGTTCAGGTAGCAGAAACACTTGGTATGTCCAATCCTTATGCTTATAGAAACAAGGCTCAGGTACCGGTCCGCCGTGTCAACGGTCAGCTTGAAACAGGTTTTTTTCGCAAGCATTCTCATGATTTGCTGCCTATTTCTGACTATTATATTCAGAATAAAGAAATTGATCGTTTGATTAATTTTACCCGTGATTTACTGCGCCGTTTTGACCTTAAGCCTTACGATGAGAAGGAAGAGACAGGACTTATCCGCAATCTTGTTGTCCGCCGAGGGCATTATTCTGGTGAAATGATGCTGATCTTTGTGACAAGACGCCCCAAGATCTTCCGTATCGAGCAGATTACCGAAAAAATTGTGGCGGAGTTTCCTGCTGTCAAATCGATCATTCAAAACATTAATGATAAAAAAACCAATGCTGTTTTTGGCAGTGATTTTAAGACGCTTTACGGTAAAGATACCATTGAGGACACTATGCTTGGGAACCGCTATGCCATTTCTGCACCATCCTTCTATCAAGTCAATACCGAGATGGCCGAAATACTTTATCAAACTGCAATTGACTTTGCAGAAGCAAAAAAGAATGACATTGTGATTGATGCTTATTCTGGTATTGGAACAATTGGCTTACTGTTTGCTGGAAAAGTTAAGGGCGTTTATGGTGTTGAAGTGGTTGAGGAAGCTGTGGCTGATGCTAAACGGAATGCTGCCTTAAACAGTATTACCAATGCACACTACGTAGCCGATTCGGCCGAACAGGCTATGGCAACATGGGAAAAAGAGGGGATTAAACCCAATATCCTTCTGGTTGACCCGCCTCGTAAGGGTTTGACCGAAAACTTTATCAAAGCCAGCAGCGCCATGCAGCCGGATAAACTGGTCTATATATCCTGCAACCCGGCCACCATGGCGCGTGATATCAAGCTCTACGGAGAACTTGGTTATAAGCTGCAGAAAGTGCAGCCTGTAGACCTGTTTCCAATGACACATCATGTTGAGACTGTAGGACTTCTAGTAAGAAATATTAAAGATGACAAACGGGGAGGTTAG
- a CDS encoding TetR/AcrR family transcriptional regulator, with product MKQDLRFKKTEKALQKAFLELLQKKDLTKISVKEICELAQVSRNAFYQHYETKDHLYNNLLQQILMAIEKACRPLVKDLTSITETENRLFLDNILLAVEQHRFAIFQLLSSQPAIFSAAFQNMLVSAIHHNSDQIGSFPDTSFVHIFSGGVVAFVCYWLLQTNFTLEEAQEKLFTVLGQLKVV from the coding sequence TTGAAACAAGATTTGCGCTTTAAAAAAACAGAAAAAGCTCTCCAAAAGGCTTTTTTAGAATTATTGCAAAAGAAAGATCTGACTAAAATATCTGTTAAGGAAATATGCGAACTGGCTCAAGTCTCTCGAAATGCTTTTTATCAGCATTATGAAACTAAAGACCATCTCTACAATAACTTACTGCAGCAAATTCTTATGGCTATTGAGAAGGCCTGCAGGCCGCTCGTAAAAGATCTGACATCAATTACAGAAACCGAAAACCGTCTTTTTCTAGATAATATCCTTTTGGCAGTTGAGCAGCACCGTTTTGCAATCTTTCAACTATTATCCAGCCAGCCTGCTATTTTCTCAGCCGCTTTTCAAAATATGCTGGTTTCTGCTATTCATCATAACAGCGACCAGATAGGCAGTTTTCCCGACACTTCCTTTGTGCATATTTTTTCAGGCGGAGTTGTGGCCTTTGTGTGCTATTGGCTGCTGCAGACAAATTTCACTCTTGAAGAAGCCCAAGAAAAATTATTTACAGTTTTAGGACAATTGAAAGTTGTTTAG
- a CDS encoding nuclear transport factor 2 family protein has translation MSPSQIDFGKNVHLGDRVFINHNLILMSIGGVTIGDGTFIGPNVSIVTDNHVLEDTLVLRCQPVKVGQKVWIGEGVKIMPGVSIGDGAVLTRGVVVTSHNGNQTFKQEGHEAIELVFANFLAPFDTDYHLNGQQVVTIDEDKATGTAYCHVVLIGPNQEEKRIQTTQGVCYDDEYVEVSGQWKIAKRTSYFMYMESNV, from the coding sequence ATGAGTCCATCGCAGATTGATTTTGGGAAAAATGTTCATCTTGGTGACAGGGTATTCATCAATCATAATCTGATCCTCATGTCCATTGGTGGTGTTACGATTGGAGATGGGACATTTATTGGCCCCAATGTCAGCATTGTCACGGATAATCATGTCTTAGAGGATACTCTTGTTTTGCGTTGCCAACCCGTTAAGGTTGGACAAAAGGTTTGGATAGGCGAAGGAGTTAAGATTATGCCTGGCGTCAGCATTGGAGATGGGGCAGTCTTAACCAGAGGGGTGGTTGTCACATCACATAATGGTAATCAGACTTTCAAACAGGAAGGACATGAGGCTATTGAGTTAGTCTTTGCGAATTTTCTAGCCCCTTTTGATACGGACTACCACCTCAATGGTCAACAGGTCGTTACTATTGATGAGGATAAGGCAACGGGGACAGCCTACTGTCATGTGGTTTTGATCGGGCCAAACCAAGAGGAGAAACGGATTCAGACGACCCAAGGTGTTTGCTACGACGATGAGTATGTTGAAGTGAGTGGTCAATGGAAAATTGCTAAGCGCACTTCTTACTTTATGTACATGGAGAGCAATGTATGA
- a CDS encoding TetR/AcrR family transcriptional regulator, whose protein sequence is MTDLRVLKTQKAIRESFINLVEEKGFLSLTVQDILNRALINRRTFYNYYMSKYHLADVMIAELVERYSALLDFSLGNRSQPLTVTQYADHMMNEFYDERRAILLLWNLPADHGDLYTQLRKLMKERFSAFLESKASDGDLVDFQAEMMLSIILSTFHYILEHNEHYTIVELNKQFQKLITNSFIPLGITPNKTE, encoded by the coding sequence ATGACAGATTTAAGAGTTTTAAAAACACAAAAGGCTATTCGTGAGAGTTTTATAAATTTAGTAGAGGAAAAAGGCTTCCTGTCTTTGACTGTGCAGGATATTCTCAATAGAGCCCTTATTAATCGAAGGACCTTTTATAACTATTATATGTCGAAGTATCATCTGGCAGATGTGATGATTGCTGAATTGGTCGAACGCTATTCGGCATTGCTAGATTTTAGTCTTGGTAATAGAAGTCAGCCCTTGACAGTGACTCAGTATGCAGATCATATGATGAATGAGTTTTATGATGAACGCAGAGCTATATTGCTATTATGGAATCTTCCGGCAGATCATGGCGATCTTTATACACAATTGCGTAAACTGATGAAAGAGCGATTTTCTGCTTTTTTAGAAAGCAAGGCAAGCGATGGCGATCTTGTCGATTTTCAAGCTGAAATGATGCTTTCAATTATTTTATCGACTTTTCACTATATTCTCGAACATAATGAACACTATACGATTGTTGAATTAAATAAACAATTTCAAAAATTAATCACTAACTCTTTTATCCCTTTAGGAATAACCCCCAATAAAACAGAATAA
- a CDS encoding TetR/AcrR family transcriptional regulator, with product MTKRAEINKKTFYRYYPTLADLLAEMQEQCAQSYIDLINDLSLPDDLEKMQRAFFDFSAEKGEAYDKITISQTSIETFVKTWWILPWLPLGPS from the coding sequence TTGACCAAACGGGCTGAAATCAATAAAAAGACCTTTTACCGCTATTATCCGACTTTGGCTGACCTGTTGGCAGAGATGCAAGAGCAGTGTGCTCAGTCTTACATTGACTTGATTAATGATTTAAGCCTGCCGGATGATTTGGAAAAGATGCAGCGTGCCTTTTTTGATTTTTCGGCAGAGAAAGGAGAGGCTTATGATAAGATTACCATCAGCCAGACCTCTATCGAGACATTCGTCAAGACATGGTGGATATTGCCATGGCTTCCACTTGGCCCAAGTTAG
- a CDS encoding NtaA/DmoA family FMN-dependent monooxygenase (This protein belongs to a clade of FMN-dependent monooxygenases, within a broader family of flavin-dependent oxidoreductases, the luciferase-like monooxygenase (LMM) family, some of whose members use coenzyme F420 rather than FMN.), whose translation MTGKQMKIVLQMVSGYGGEFKTWRLPEAKADAYTDMDFYVEMAQLAEKGKLHALFMADTPALVNDLTNETPMHSMDPLIAMTSVARATKHIGLVGTFSTTFNESYNLARHLKTLDVISHGRVGWNAVTTSTPATAANFGTHLKSSRERYGRAHEMIEAVQGLWGSWGEAAYLHEKEAGQFADMSKIKPIHYKGNYIQTAGPLPIPPSEQGQPPIFQAGPSSEGIRLAGRFASGVYANPFTIEEARDYRNALRESAVAHGRSADDIKVFTGFMFTIADSKEKALARRRAVLEFDKEELDQRLSYLAAMVGLNFQGIDPYQPLPKNWLKLAQPNPYDPRSPRALEVLKEGYSPVDTLAHGVINYHPVVIGTAGDVANFLQEWFEAGATDGFSIVPDLAHDGVSAFVEQVVPILQERGIFHEEYEGATLRENLGVPYQYGIRNED comes from the coding sequence ATGACAGGAAAACAAATGAAGATTGTGCTGCAAATGGTTTCTGGTTACGGAGGAGAGTTTAAGACCTGGCGTTTGCCTGAAGCTAAAGCTGATGCCTACACAGACATGGATTTCTATGTCGAAATGGCACAGCTGGCAGAAAAAGGGAAACTCCATGCTCTGTTTATGGCGGATACCCCGGCACTTGTTAATGATTTAACTAATGAAACGCCGATGCACTCGATGGATCCGCTGATTGCAATGACATCGGTTGCCCGAGCGACCAAGCATATAGGATTAGTTGGCACTTTTTCAACGACCTTTAATGAGTCCTATAATCTAGCTCGTCATCTGAAAACACTGGATGTGATTAGCCATGGACGTGTGGGTTGGAACGCTGTAACGACCTCAACACCTGCAACTGCAGCCAATTTTGGGACACATTTGAAGTCTAGTCGTGAACGTTATGGGCGGGCTCATGAGATGATTGAGGCAGTCCAAGGACTATGGGGGTCTTGGGGGGAAGCTGCTTACTTGCATGAAAAAGAAGCAGGACAGTTTGCGGATATGTCCAAAATCAAGCCAATTCACTATAAGGGCAATTATATTCAGACAGCAGGACCTCTTCCTATTCCCCCTTCTGAACAGGGGCAGCCGCCAATTTTTCAAGCTGGCCCAAGCTCTGAGGGCATCCGTTTAGCAGGTCGCTTTGCTTCAGGTGTTTATGCCAATCCTTTTACCATTGAAGAAGCACGTGACTATCGAAACGCACTCAGGGAAAGTGCTGTGGCTCACGGACGATCTGCTGACGATATTAAGGTCTTTACAGGTTTCATGTTTACCATTGCTGATAGTAAAGAAAAAGCACTTGCTCGAAGACGGGCTGTTCTAGAGTTTGATAAGGAAGAGCTAGACCAGCGTCTGAGCTACCTAGCTGCTATGGTTGGGTTGAATTTCCAAGGAATTGATCCTTACCAGCCTTTGCCCAAAAATTGGTTGAAATTAGCTCAGCCTAACCCATATGATCCTCGTTCACCGAGAGCATTAGAAGTTTTAAAAGAAGGTTATTCACCAGTTGATACGCTGGCACACGGTGTTATCAATTATCACCCGGTGGTTATTGGAACAGCTGGCGATGTCGCAAATTTTCTTCAAGAATGGTTTGAAGCCGGGGCAACAGACGGTTTTTCAATTGTTCCTGATCTGGCGCATGATGGTGTCTCCGCCTTTGTAGAACAAGTAGTGCCTATTCTTCAAGAGCGTGGCATTTTTCACGAAGAGTATGAGGGCGCAACATTACGTGAAAATCTTGGTGTTCCTTACCAGTATGGAATCCGAAATGAAGATTAA
- a CDS encoding aldo/keto reductase translates to MMRKKLLPVLVLLLALVGASFWRGLSNQSKQSSTKPIQKDGSAAIMPQFDAKKQTVTLNDGNVMPVYGLGTYSLTGSTVKEAVSSALKQGYRLIDTAYMYHNEKEIGEAIRESGLPREEIFLTTKIYPSQFNDPESAIEAALDELDIDYIDMMLLHHPGDDDVKAYQAMEKYQKAGKIKSIGLSNYYIDELKAFLPQVETMPALVQNEIHPYYQDSQATTYIQSLGIVVEAWYPLGGRGYQEELLSDPVLEKIAEKYDKSVAQIILRWEQQRQIITIPGSSNPEHQAENQAIFDFQLTEEEMQEINQLNRDEKHDWY, encoded by the coding sequence ATGATGCGAAAAAAACTATTGCCAGTTCTGGTCCTTTTGCTTGCTTTAGTGGGAGCGAGCTTCTGGCGGGGACTGTCTAATCAATCGAAACAATCCAGCACGAAACCCATTCAAAAAGATGGGAGTGCTGCCATTATGCCTCAGTTTGATGCCAAAAAGCAAACAGTTACTTTAAATGATGGGAACGTTATGCCAGTTTACGGCCTTGGGACCTATAGTTTAACAGGTTCGACAGTGAAGGAGGCCGTCAGCAGTGCACTTAAGCAAGGCTATCGTCTGATTGATACAGCTTATATGTATCATAATGAAAAGGAAATCGGCGAAGCTATTCGAGAGTCAGGCCTTCCACGTGAAGAGATTTTTCTAACGACAAAAATTTACCCCAGCCAGTTTAACGACCCTGAATCTGCAATTGAAGCAGCTTTGGACGAACTCGATATTGATTATATTGACATGATGCTGCTCCATCATCCAGGAGATGATGATGTCAAAGCCTATCAGGCCATGGAAAAATATCAGAAAGCTGGAAAAATTAAATCTATCGGCCTGTCTAATTATTATATTGATGAGTTAAAAGCCTTTTTACCACAAGTGGAAACGATGCCAGCCCTTGTTCAAAATGAAATTCATCCCTATTATCAAGATAGCCAGGCAACGACTTATATTCAAAGTCTGGGTATCGTGGTAGAAGCTTGGTATCCACTGGGCGGCAGAGGCTATCAAGAAGAGCTTCTCAGCGATCCTGTTCTTGAAAAAATTGCAGAAAAATATGACAAATCAGTTGCGCAAATCATTCTTAGATGGGAACAGCAGCGTCAGATTATAACCATTCCCGGCTCCAGCAATCCAGAGCATCAAGCTGAGAACCAGGCTATTTTTGATTTTCAATTGACCGAAGAAGAGATGCAGGAAATTAATCAGTTAAACAGGGATGAAAAACACGACTGGTACTGA
- a CDS encoding SWIM zinc finger family protein produces the protein MGIWDDLKLVHLASNASFSKGVAYYQSQAVLSGEKSEDGIYKGQVSGAQGKTYHVTINTHHPRKSTCTCPFATGRRVICKHMVALYFFYFPRQADAIIAEWEEEEREKEERYLKWEADYTMFRQKKVEEITAYVKTLSEGQLREKLIETLLKEFDCNYPDCDEESDYGEDYYF, from the coding sequence ATGGGTATTTGGGACGACTTGAAATTGGTTCACTTGGCTAGTAATGCTTCTTTTAGTAAAGGGGTTGCCTACTATCAAAGCCAGGCAGTGTTAAGTGGAGAAAAGAGTGAAGATGGTATTTATAAGGGGCAGGTTAGTGGAGCGCAAGGTAAAACTTACCATGTTACAATAAATACCCACCATCCTAGAAAGTCAACCTGTACCTGCCCGTTTGCGACAGGCAGGCGAGTGATTTGTAAACACATGGTAGCTTTATACTTTTTCTATTTTCCCAGACAGGCTGATGCTATTATTGCAGAGTGGGAAGAGGAGGAACGAGAAAAAGAAGAACGCTATCTGAAATGGGAAGCAGATTATACAATGTTCCGACAGAAAAAAGTCGAGGAAATCACAGCTTATGTTAAGACTTTGAGTGAAGGCCAACTCAGAGAGAAATTAATAGAAACGCTTTTAAAAGAATTTGATTGTAACTATCCAGACTGTGATGAAGAGTCCGACTATGGTGAGGACTATTATTTTTGA
- a CDS encoding HD domain-containing protein, which translates to MTNIVELAHKIAKEAHGGQVDKAGVDYIKHPETVASLVDKDNEKAVAYLHDVIEDTNYSLSDLRSAGLPDEVVAAVDLISKKKGQPYQDYLNNVKTNTLARAVKLADLKHNSDLSRLPYVTSKDRERSKKYKEAIAFLSNQQNEED; encoded by the coding sequence ATGACAAATATTGTTGAACTGGCGCATAAAATCGCCAAAGAAGCACACGGCGGTCAAGTAGATAAAGCGGGTGTTGATTACATTAAGCACCCAGAAACAGTGGCTTCTCTTGTGGATAAAGATAATGAAAAAGCAGTGGCATATCTGCACGATGTCATAGAAGATACAAACTACAGCTTGTCTGATTTGCGCAGTGCTGGCTTGCCCGATGAGGTTGTCGCGGCAGTTGACCTTATCAGTAAGAAAAAAGGACAGCCCTATCAAGACTATCTGAACAATGTCAAGACCAATACGCTTGCTAGGGCCGTTAAGCTAGCGGACTTAAAACATAATTCTGACTTATCGAGACTGCCTTATGTCACTTCTAAAGATAGAGAACGGTCAAAAAAATACAAAGAAGCGATTGCCTTTTTAAGCAATCAGCAAAATGAAGAGGACTGA